In Quercus robur chromosome 10, dhQueRobu3.1, whole genome shotgun sequence, a genomic segment contains:
- the LOC126702471 gene encoding 60S ribosomal protein L27: MVKFLKPNKAVILLQGRYAGRKAVIVRSFDEGTRDRPYGHCLVAGIKKYPSKVIRKDSAKKTAKKSRVKAFVKLVNFQHLMPTRYTLDVDLKDVVAVDSLQSKDKKVTAAKETKKRLEERFKTGKNRWFFTKLRF, encoded by the coding sequence atggtgAAGTTTTTGAAGCCAAACAAAGCGGTGATACTCCTGCAGGGACGGTACGCAGGTCGCAAGGCAGTGATCGTTCGATCCTTCGACGAAGGCACCCGGGACAGGCCGTACGGGCACTGTTTGGTTGCGGGGATAAAGAAGTACCCGAGCAAAGTGATCCGCAAGGACTCGGCGAAGAAGACGGCCAAGAAGTCCCGCGTCAAGGCCTTCGTCAAGCTCGTCAACTTCCAGCACCTGATGCCCACGCGCTACACCTTGGACGTGGACTTGAAAGACGTGGTCGCCGTGGACTCGCTTCAGTCCAAGGACAAGAAAGTCACTGCGGCCAAAGAGACCAAGAAGAGGCTCGAGGAGCGTTTCAAGACTGGGAAGAATAGGTGGTTCTTCACCAAGCTTAGGTTCTGA